CTTGCTGCCGGAGACGTCATGGCCCAGATCATCACTTCCCTGTCCGACATTTCGGACCGCTACGATGCGTTGTTTGTCGATCTGTGGGGCTGCGTGCACAATGGCGTGCATGCGCTGCCCGACGCGGTGGCCGCGTTGCGGACCTACCGTGCCAAGGGTGGCAAGGTTGTGCTGGTCACCAACTCTCCGCGTCCGCGGGCCGGTGTCACGAAACAACTGGTGCATTTTGGCGTTCCGGACAATGCGTGGGACACCATTGCCACCTCTGGCGACAGTGCGCGTGCCGCGATGTTTCGGGGCATGGTGGGAACCAAGGTGCATTTCATCGGCCAACCCGGGGAGGAGAAATTCTTTGACCCGATTGGCGTGATCAAGGACCCGGTCAAGATCGAGATCGTTCCGCTGCAGGAGGCCGAAGGGATCGTGTGCACCGGCCCGCGGGATCCGCTGGCCGATCCCGATGTGATGCGCCCCGAATTTCTGATGGCCAAACAGCTGGGGCTGAAGTTGCTTTGCGCAAATCCCGACATTGTTGTCGACCGAGGGGAGGTGCGCGAATGGTGTGCTGGCGCGCTGGCCAAGCTGTATACCGAGATGGGAGGCGAGAGCCTGTATTTCGGCAAGCCGCATCCGCCGATCTATGACCTGGCGCGCAGGCGGTTGGCAGAGCTGGGTGTGGACGTGCCGGGCAGCGGCATTCTGGCCATCGGTGACGGGGTTCTGACGGACATTGCAGGGGCCATGGGTGAGGACATTGATTCTCTGTTCATCTCGGGTGGGCTGGCCGCGGCGGAAACCAAAACGTCGCATCAACCGGACGAAGATGCGCTAAGAACCTATCTGGAAAAGGAAAAATCGGCCCCGACCTTTGCAATAGGGCATCTGCGCTGACCTTCTTTTCGCTTGATTTTCTGCGTGCGCAAAGTAATTACATTGCGTGAAGGCCGCGCTAGCGGTCAGAAAATTACCGGAGCCTTTCCATGTTGGACAACCTGCCCCGCGGCACGATCTGCATCGAGGACATCGAAATGGGGATGTCCCGTCACCTGCGCAAAGTCGTCACGGACGAGGACATCGAGATGTTCGCGCAGGTGTCGACAGACCGGAACCCGGTGCATCTGGACGACGATTATGCCCGTGACACCATCTTTGCGGGGCGCATTGCCCACGGGATGCTGACAGCTGGTTTGATCTCGGCCGTGATTGGGGAACAGCTTCCCGGCCACGGCACCGTCTATATGGGCCAGTCGCTCAAGTTTCTGGCCCCCGTGCGGCCCGGCGACATGGTCTATGCCGAGGTGAAGGTCATCGATATCGATTTTGCCAAGCGCAGGGTCAGGTTGGACTGTCATTGTGCCGTCGATGGCAAGAAGGTGTTGATCGGCGAAGCCACAGTGCTGGCGCCATCGCGCAAGTTCGACTGATCCCAAGGACGCGCTGGCGCGCGACGACAAGTTCGAGGGGGCGCTGCCCCCGGCCTTGCGGCCTCCCCCGTCGTATTTCCGGTCGGAAGAAACTGCATCTTGCCCTTGTGACGGCGCGTGGCTAGGCAGGGCCCATGAAGATCATCCGGGATTATCAGTATGTGGACGCCGCCGACCGGGGCGCAAGCGTGGCGATCGGCAATTTCGACGGGGTACATGTCGGCCATCGTTCAGTTATCGAATTGGCGCAGAAAGCAGCCCCCCATGCACCGCTGGGCGTTCTGACGTTCGAGCCGCATCCGCGCGAATACTTTGCCCCCGACGCCCCCCCGTTTCGGTTGATGAGCCAGGCCGCACGTGCAAGCAGACTGGAAAAGATGGGGCTGCGTTATCTGTTTGAATTGCCGTTTCACGCAGGCCTGGCGGGGCTGAGCCCCGAGGATTTCGCGCGTGATGTGATTTGTGAAGGCCTGGGCCTGGGTCATGTTGTCGTGGGGTCCGATTTCTGTTTTGGCAACAAGCGGGCGGGCACGGCGCGCGACCTGGTGCAATTTGGTCAGGCCATGGGGTTCGGGGTCACGGTTGCGCCGCTTCTGGCACACGAGGCGCGCACGGTGTCCTCGACGGCTATCCGCCAGGCCTTGACCGATGGTCGTCCGCAGGACGCTGCAGACATGCTGGGCCATTGGCACAGGATCGAAGGGCCCGTCATTGGCGGCGAACAGCGTGGGCGTACGTTGGGATACCCGACAGCAAACATGTCAATCGACGGGCTGCACCCGCCCGCCTTTGGTGTTTATGCCGTGTTGTTCAATGTTCTGGATGGGCCGCACAAGGGCGCCTATCACGGTGTGGCATCGCTGGGCGTCCGACCGATGTTCGGAGAAAACAAACCGAACCTGGAAACCTTTGTTTTCGACTTTTCAGGTGACCTTTACGGGGCACCGGTGTCGGTGGCTCTGGTCGCGCATCTGCGCGGCGAGGAAAAGTTCGACGGCCTGGAGACCCTGATTGCGCAGATGGATGCAGACAGTGCGCAGGCCCGTGCCATTCTGGCGAACCTATGAGCGATCCGATTGACCGCGCCGGTCTGCCCCCGCGATTTTGGGAAAACAAGCCCATTCACCAGCTGACCCGCAAGGAATGGGAAGCGCTGTGCGATGGGTGCGGCAAATGCTGTCTGAACAAGCTTGAAGATGAAGACAGCGGCGAAGTGGCGTTGACCCGCGTGGCGTGCCGGTTGCTGGATGACGACACGTGCCGTTGCGCGCATTACGACACCCGTCACCAGTTTGTGCCCGATTGCATTGTGCTCAAGCCCTCGAACATCGAGGAGCACCTGTACTGGATCCCGCAAACTTGCGCTTACCGCCTTGTATATGAACGCAAACCGCTTTTTGATTGGCATCCCCTGATCTCGGGCACGGCTGAGACAGTGCATGACGCGGGTCTGTCCATGCGCGGGCAGACCGTCAGCGAGTTCGATGTCGCCGACGAGGATTGGGAGGATCACATCATCGAAGAGCCGACCTGACCCTCACGCGGTTTTCAGGAACCCGGCCCAGAGCGGCGCAACCCGGTCGGGATGTGTGACAGGCCCCATGTGCCCCACCCCGTCCAGCGTTTCGGACTGGACCTGGGGCAGGCGCCGGGCGATGGCGCCATTCACGTCGGCCGCCCATGGGGACGTTGCGCCCGCCAACACCAGTGCAGGCATGGTCGCCCGGGCAAAGCGGCCAGGCGTCAGCAAACCGGCGCTGTCATGCAACAGGAACGGCGCGCTGTCAGGGACAAACCGGATGCGGTCTGTCATGTAGCGGCGGGCATTTGCCGGGATATCCTCCCATGCCGGCCCATCGCCCCACGCGCGATTGAAGGCGCGCGCTGCCCCCTCGTCATCCTGCGCCGCGAGTGCGGCATCGAAGTCGGCCGTGTCTGCGGCATAGCGATCCGCAAAGCCCGGATCATCCGCGAAGGCCGCTGCAAAATAGACCGGTTCGAACAGTGTCACGCTGCGCACGCGGGTTGGATGTTCGATTGCAATCCGCAACGCAACCGTGCCGCCAAAGCTGTGACCGATGATGTCGATGGGGTCCGGGCCAATATCGTCCAGCACGCGCAGCGCCATGGCCGTGGCTGTATCATGCATGACCCCCTGCCCGTCCCAATCGCCGGACTGGCCGTGGTTTGGCAGGTCATAGGCGTGCAAAGTCACCAGATCCCCGACCACATCGCCAAAAGCGCGCCACATGCCCGAATGCGCCAACGAACAATGGATGGCGAGGGCCGGACGTTCACCGGCCCCAAAGGCCCGGGTGTTGATGTGGGGGATCACAGTTTTCCGGACAGGTGCAGGTCCAGATCTTCAAGCTTGTCCTGGCCCCAAAAGCGTTGATCCCCATCGACGATGTAGAAAGGCGCACCAAAAACGCCCTTGTCCACCGCCTCTTCCAGATTGGCGGCATAGGTCTCTGCGCCGGAGAGCAGGCCGCTGTCGGCGAGAGATGGGTCAAATCCCGCTTCTGACAGGCAGGCCTTGATCACGTCATCCTCGGCGATGTCCTTCTGCTCGGCCCAGACCGCACGCAGGATCGCGTGCACCAGCGCGCCCAGATCACCGCCGCCCGCGGTCTGAGCGGCAATGATCGCGTATGACGAGGGTGCCGCATTGGTGGGCCAATGCGCCGGTTGCAGGTTAAACGGCAGATCGTGCTTTTTGGCCTGCCGCACCAATTCCTGTGCGCGGTATTCGATCCGGTTGATATGCCGATCCTTTGGCGGTGTGCCCCCGGTCCGGTCAAACAGAGCAATCACATCCAGCGGTTTATAGGTCACCGTTGCGCCATGCGCCTCTGCCAGCGCCTCGAACCGTTTCCCGGCCAGATAGGTATAGGGCGACAGCGTCGCAAAATAGTAATCGATCTGGGCCATTTTTGTCTCCGGCGGCAGGGTCTGCTGTTTCGCGCGACCGTACGCCCGTGCTAAGCGGAGTCAACATCACGAATCTGTCACAATCGTGCTGCGCGGGGACACGACATGCCAACCATTCAAGAGCCCAAGCTGATTTCGGGCAACGCCAATCTGCCATTGGCAAATGCCATCGCTCGGCGCATGTCGCTGCATCGCGGCGTCAATGTCGGCCTGGTCGATGCCCGTGTCGAACGGTTCAACGATGGCGAGATATTTGTCGAGGTGTTCGAGAACGTGCGCGGCGAGGACATGTTCATCATCCAGCCCACGTCGAACCCGGCCAATGACAACCTGATGGAACTGCTGATCATGTGTGACGCGCTGCGCCGGTCGTCGGCGGCCCGCATCACCGCGGTGATCCCCTATTTTGGATATGCGCGGCAGGATCGGCGGTCAAAGGCCCGTACGCCCATTTCATCCAAGCTGGTTGCCAATATGCTGGTCGGTGCAGGGATCGAACGGGTTTTGACAATGGACTTGCACGCGGCGCAGATCCAGGGGTTCTTTGATATCCCGGTCGACAACCTTTACGCCTCTCCGGTCTTTGCGCTGGACCTGAAAACCCAGTTCGCGGGGCAGATGGACGACCTGATGATCGTGTCCCCCGACGTGGGCGGCGTGGCGCGGGCCCGTGATCTGGCCAAGCGTGTGAACGCCCCCCTGTCCATCGTGGACAAGCGCCGCGAAAAGGCCGGCGAAGTCGCCGAGATGACCGTGATCGGGGAAGTGACCGGCAAGACCTGTGTGATTGTTGACGATATCTGTGACACCGCAGGCACATTGTGCAAAGCGGCCGAGGTTCTGATCGAAAATGGTGCAAAAGAGGTGCATTCCTACATTTCGCATGGTGTGATGTCCGGCCCGGCGGTCGAGCGGGTGACAAATTCTGTCATGAAGTCACTAGTCATCACCGACAGCATCCAGCCGACCGACGCCATCAAGGCCGCGCCCAACATCCGCATCGTGCCCACGGCCCCTGTCTTTGCACAGGCCATTCTGAACATCTGGCACGGCACGTCCGTGTCGTCCTTGTTCGAGGCCGAGACGTTGTCGCCCATCTATGACGGGATGTACGCGGCCGAGTAATGGGTCACCATCGTGCGTAGGCAACGCGATACGAGGCTACCCGCGCCTTACTTGCAAAGGGTCTTCATGGAAGATCCCGGTGCAGAACGCCCTGACCGCTACCCTTTCAACCTGCCGTGGCTGGGTGACGGTTTCGAACTGGAATTCAGCACGCCCGTCACGATCTTCGTTGGCGAAAACGGATCAGGAAAATCCACATTGCTTGAGGCCATCGCCGTGCTTTCGGGGTTTTCTGCGGCAGGCGGCGGTGCCTGGGCGGGCGCACCTGATACCAGCAATGATGAAAATGCGGCGGATCTGGCGGCACATTTGCGATGTGGGTGGCTGCCCAAGGTGCAGCGGGGCTGGTTTCTCAAGGCACAAAGCTTTGCTTCAGTCGCCAACGTGACGGTGGGCGACTACCTTTCGGCATCGCATGGCGAAGGTTTTGCCGCCATGATTCAGGACCGCATGTCCGGTCAGGGGTTTTCCTGTTGGATGAACCCGAGGCGGCGCTTTCACCACGCAAGCAAGCAGAATTGCTGGCTTTCTTGACCGAGATACAGACAGATGCAAGCGCGCAGGTCATCATGGCCACGCACTCACCCATCTTGATGGCGATCCCGTCGGCGACACTGTTGCGTATCTCGCATCGCGGCATATCCAGCATCGGACTGCGCAAGACGGAACACTTCCGTCTCTGGGCGTCTTTCGCGGCGGACCCCGATGCGTTTGTGCAATCTGCATGCAAGGACGAACTTGATCTGCTGACCTGAGCAGGTGGCAACGATATGGACTCGACACCCCTGCCCCCTTGCCCGAATATCGCGGCAAATAATGGGGAGATCGTAATGAAACCGTTTATCACCGCCGCCATCCTCGCACTCACCGCCTCAGCCGCATGGGCCGACGGCCACTGTGCCGCTGGCAAGACGCTGACTGACGGCACATTGACCATCGCCACCGGCAACCCGGCCTATTACCCTTGGGTTCTCAACGATGCGCCGGAAGCGGGTGAAGGGTTTGAGGCTGCCGTCGCCTATGCGCTGGCCGAGGAAATGGGATTTTCCGCGGATCAGGTCACCTGGGTGCGCACGTCGTTCGACGAGGCGATCCAACCCGGCGCAAAGAATTTCGACCTGAACATGCAGCAATATTCGATCACGGAAGAACGTGACAAGGTCGTGGACTTCTCTGCCCCCTACTACACCGCGCCCCAGGCGGTGATGACGACGCAAACCGTGGTCGAAGGTGGCGCAGAACCCACACTGGACAGCCTGAAGGGCCTGAAATGGGGGGTGGTGGCATCAACCACTGCCCTGCCCGTGGTCATGGAGCAAATCCAGCCCGATCAGTCACCGCTGGTCTATGACGACAATGCCAACATCACGGCAGCCATGCAGGCCGGCCAGATCGACGCAGCCTTGTTTGACCTGCCAACCGCGCTTTTTACTGCGGCCGTGCTGATGGACAATGGCGTGGTGCTGGGCCAATTCGACCCGGCGGCTGCGGAAAACCCGGATCAGTTCGGTATGCTGATGCCCGAAGGGTCGGCCCTGAAGGCCTGCGTGGATGAGGCCCTGGCTGCCATGACGGACAGCGGCAAATTGGCCGAGATAGAAGCACAGTGGCTTCAGGAAGCCACCGGAGTTCCCCTGATCCAGTGACACGGCGCGCCGCTTATGAGGCCCGGCAAAAGCGCCGGGCCAATACGATTGCGGGGGTCAGCACCATTGTCGTGCTGACCCTCGTCGTGCTTCTGGTCCCCCTCGCCCCGGGCTGGGACGCGGTACGTGCGTCTTTCTTCAATGGCGACGTGTTCCTGCGCGTCTTTCCCGATCTTCTGCGGGCCTTTACGCTGGATGTGGCGATCTTTGCCTGGTCGGTTCCGATGATCTTTGCGCTCGGACTTGCCATTGCGCTGGCACGCGGCAACACCAACCCGGCGCTGTTTCCGCTGCGGATTTTCGGGGCAATCTATGTCGATCTGTTTCGCGGCATCCCCGTGGTCTTGCTGGTCTATCTGGTGGGCTTCGGCATTCCCGGGCTGGGGCTGCCGCGCCCCTGGAATTCGCCCTATATCTGGGGCACCGTTGCGCTGGTCCTGACCTATTCCGCCTATGTGGCAGAGGTGCTGCGGTCCGGCATCGAAAGCATCCATGCCAGCCAACGCAATGCCGCCATCTGTCTGGGCCTGAACGAACGGGACACGATGCGCTACGTGATCCTGCCGCAAGCCATCCGGCGCGTGGTGCCTGCCAACATGAACATGTTGGTGGCGCTGCAAAAGGATGTCGCGCTTTTGTCCTTTATCGGACCGGTCGAAATTCTGCGGCAGGCGGGCATCTTCAAATCCCTGCTGGCGAACTTCACACCCTATGTGGCCGCCGCCGTGATCTTTTTGTGCATTACAGTGCCCGCCACGCGGTATGCCGACTATCTGATGAACAGGGACCGCGATGCCCGATCCTAGACTGTCGTTGCGTGGCGTGACCAAAAGCTTTGGCGACGTACAGGTGCTGAAGGGCATCGACATGGACATCGCAGCAGGCGAGATGGTGTGCCTGATCGGCGCATCCGGGTCGGGCAAATCGACGCTGCTGCGCTGTATGAACGGGCTGGAGCCGGTAGATGATGGCGAGGTGCGCCTGGACGGCGTCGACATCGCCGAGCCGGGGTTTGACCTTGGGCCGGTGCGTCAACGCATCGGCATCGTGTTTCAATCCTTCAACCTGTTTCCGCACATGACAGCCTATGACAACGTCGCCCTCGCCCCCCGCCGGGTGCTGGGCGAAGACGCGCGGGAGCGGATCGAGGCGCTGTTTGTCCGGTTTGGATTGGCCGATCACATGACGAAGTATCCCGACCAGCTGTCAGGTGGTCAGCAACAGCGGGTTGCTGTGATCCGGGCACTGGCAATGCGACCCCAGACGATGCTGCTGGACGAAATCACCTCGGCCCTGGACCCCGAACTGGTCGGCGAGGTTCTGGACGTGTTACGCCGCTTGCGAGATGACGGGATGACGATGGTGCTGGCAACGCACGAGATGGCCTTTGCCCGCGATGTAGCGGATCGCGTGGTGTTCATGGATCAGGGCGTAGTGGCCGAGGAAGGGGCGCCGGACCGTATCTTTTCCGCCCCCGAACGGGAGCGCACGCGCCAGTTCCTGGCAAGCGTGTTGCGCTAGGCGCGACAGGGTCCGTTTGTTAAATGCTGGCTAACCTTGCTGTGCAAAAAAACGTGCGTGCCATGGAAAGATCAAACGAGTGACCACCGAACCGCTCAACTCCAAAGTAAAGACCATTCTGGAGATTGGCCCGGTCGCGGCATTTGTCGTGATCTACCTGATCCTGCGGAACGATGTCTTTGTGATCGGCGGCACCGAGTACACCGGTTTTGTCGTCGTCGTTGCCGCGTTCATGCCCGTCTTTCTTGCGGCCACTGCGGCATTGTGGGTCCTGAGCGGCAAGGTTGCGCGGATACAGGTTGCAACGGCAGCCATGCTGCTTGTGTTTGGCGGGTTGAGCATCTGGCTGAATGACCCGCGTGTGTTTCAGATGAAACCGACCGCGATTTATCTTCTGTTGGCGGCGGTGCTCGGCGTCGGTCTGATGTTTGGAAAATGCTGGCTCAAGTTCATCATGGACGACATGATCCCCCTGAAGCCAAAGGGGTGGATGATTTTGACCAAGCGGTTGGTCACGCTGTTTGTCCTGTCTGCGGCCGCCAACGAATTGGTGTGGCGCACGCATTCAGAGAGGTTTTGGGTGCTGTTCGAAACACTCGTTATGCCGGTGGTGGTCTTTGCCTTTTTCGTCCTTCAAATCGGCTTGATCATAGATCATGCCAAGCTGGGGCCGTCGAAGAAAAAACGATGATCTGGGGTGGACGCGGTCGGCCTGGAGATGCAGCCGGACACCGTGTCGAATTGGGCAGTCAGTAAAGGTCCCACTCGTCCGCCTGCCGCAATTCGCCCATGGCGAGCCACGCGACACGAACGCGCGCCACGCGCGTGTCGCCCCAGGTGCGGAACACCAGGTCAAAACCGGCCTGCGTGATGGTTTCGGCCACCACGTCCGCCCGCAACGGGGTTTCATTGTCGACATCCCACATCGAAATGGACACGTGCACGGACGGCTCCGTCCGGAACGGCTCGGAAAAGGCGATGCGGCGACGACGCTCGCGTTGCCCGCGGCCGGTCCACATCTCCCCGCCATCTTCGAAATCGGAAAACAGGACGGTGTCGCCTTGGTCGATCCCTATCAGGTGATTGCGCAGTCGTTTCATAAGTTCGGTCTTGGGTTCGTCACAATGTCGTAACACGTCGCAACGGGAATTTAAGGGGCAAAACGCAAAAGGCCCCGCAAAAAGCGAGGCCTCGAACGTCTGTTCTACCTGACGTTACAGGCTGGGCTGCTTGGTGCTCAGACCAATTTCCCCGCCCATGGCGACCATGTCGGCCAGCAGCTTGGCGGCGTCATCCACAAGCCCGTTGTCGCCGTCCGCGACGTCCTTGGCGCGGGTGTAGGCATCCTGCACCTCATCGAACATCGCATCCATCTGCTCTTGGGTCATGTCACCCTTCGCCACCGCACGTTCGGCCAGAACGGACACGCCTGCGGCGCCGATCTCGGCAAAGCCGCCGGTCACGACATACTCATGTGTTTCACTGCCCGCCTCGACCTTCAGCACACCGGGGCGCAGGGTTGTGATTGTGGGGGCATGGTCGGCCATCACGGTCATGTCGCCATCCGCACCCGGGATTTGCACGGCGGACGCGTCCAGCGAGGCCAGGCTGCGCTCGGGCGATACCAAATCAAATTGCATCTTTGCCTCCTATCCGGGTGGTGGGCAGATTGCCCACCCTACCCTTGGGCGTTGTCGTAGGGTGGGCAATCTGCCCACCGCACTGTTTAGGCGGCGTCGGCGGCCATCTTCTCGGCTTTGGCTTTCACCTCGTCGATGCCGCCAACCATGTAGAAGGCACCTTCGGGCAGGTGGTCGTATTCACCCGCCACAACCGCCTTGAACGAGGCAATCGTGTCTTCCAGCGGAACCTGCACACCGTCCGAGCCGGTGAAGACTTTGGCCACGTCAAAGGGCTGGCTCAGGAAGCGCTGGATTTTCCGGGCGCGGGCCACGGTCAGCTTGTCCTCTTCCGACAACTCGTCCATCCCGAGGATGGCGATGATGTCCTGAAGCGACTTGTAGCGTTGCAGGATCTGCTGCACGTCCGAGGCCACCTTGTAGTGCTCTTCCCCCACGATCTGCGGGTCCATCAGACGCGACGAGCTGTCGAGCGGGTCCACGGCGGGGTAAATACCCAGCTCCGAAATCGCGCGGGACAGAACCGTTGTCGCATCCAGGTGCGCAAAGGTGGTGGCAGGCGCAGGGTCGGTCAGGTCGTCCGCAGGCACGTACACGGCCTGGATCGATGTGATCGAACCCGACTTGGTCGAGGTGATCCGTTCCTGCATCGCACCCATGTCGGTGGCCAGTGTCGGCTGGTAGCCCACCGCCGAAGGAATACGGCCGAGCAAAGCCGAAACCTCGGAGCCCGCTTGCGTGAAGCGGAAGATATTGTCGACGAAGAACAGAACGTCCGTACCCGACGCGTCACGGAACTGTTCCGCCAGCGTCAGACCGGTCAGGGCCACACGTGCCCGCGCTCCGGGAGGTTCGTTCATCTGACCGTAAACCAGAGCAACCTGGCTTTCTTCCAGATTGTCGGGCTTGATCACGTTGGATTCGATCATCTCGTGATACAGGTCGTTGCCCTCACGTGTCCGTTCACCCACACCGGCGAACACAGAGTAACCCGAGTGCACTTTGGCGATGTTGTTGATCAGTTCCATGATCAGAACGGTCTTGCCCACACCAGCACCGCCGAAGAGGCCGATTTTACCGCCCTTCGAATAGGGGGCCAGCAGGTCCACAACCTTGATTCCGGTCACCAGGATTTCGGATTCGGTCGACTGTTCGGCGAATTCAGGCGCAGGCGCGTGAATGGCGCGCTTTTCCTCGGCCTCGACCGGACCACCTTCGTCCACGGGCTCGCCCACGACGTTCAGGATACGGCCCAATGTCTTGGGGCCGACGGGCACCATGATCGGGCCACCTGTGTCGGACACTTCCTGGCCCCGCACCAGACCTTCGGAACTGTCCATCGCGATGCAGCGCACGGTGTTTTCACCAAGGTGCTGTGCGACTTCCAATACAAGGTTGTTGCCATTGTTGTCGGTTTCCAGAGCGTTCAGAATCTCTGGCAGGTGGTCATCGAACTGCACGTCGCAGACGGCCCCGATGACTTGTGTGATTTTGCCTTTAGCATTTGCCATTTTTCGTCTCCGGATGTCTTACAGCGCTTCCGCGCCGGAAATGATTTCAATCAGTTCGTTGGTGATCACGGCCTGGCGCGAGCGGTTGAACTGGATGGTCAGCTTGTCGATCATCTCGCCCGCGTTGCGGGTCGCGTTGTCCATGGCGCTCATCCGGGCGCCCTGTTCGGACGCTCCGTTTTCCAGCAGGCCGGAAAAGATCGCTGTGGCGACGCCGCGCGGCAGAAGATCGGCCAGGATGGCTTCCTCGTCCGGCTCGTAATCATAAAGCGTGTCGGACCCTTCGTAGTCCTCCGGGATCGCAAAGGGGATGATCTGTTGTGCGGTGGGGATCTGCGTCACGACATTCTGGAACTTCGCAAAGAAGATCGTCGCCACGTCAAATTCGCCCGCGTCAAAGCGGCCCAGCACATCCTTTGCCACACCCTGCGCATCCGCGTAGGACATCCGCTTGACCTCGGACATGTCCACGTGACCGACAAAGTCATTGCCGAAATCACGTTTCAGCTGGTCGCGGCCCTTCTTGCCAACGGTCAAGATCTTGACCTTCTTGCCGGCGGCTTTCAGTTCCGTGGCCTTCGCGCGCGCAAGTTTCGCGATGTTGGTGTTAAAGCCACCGCACAGTCCACGTTCAGATGTCATCACCACCAGCAGGTGGGTCTGATCCGAGCCCGTACCGCTGAGCAGTTTGGGCGCGCTGTCAGAGCCGGCAGCAGCGGATGCCAGCCCCGCCATCACGGCTGTGAACCGTTCGGCATAGGGGCGCGACATCTCGGCCGCTTCCTGCGCCCGCCGCAGTTTCGCGGCGGCCACCATCTGCATGGCCTTGGTGATCTTCCGCGTGGATTTCACGCTTTCGATCCTGTTTTTCAGGTCCTTGAGATTTGGCATTGCCCGATCTCCTTATGCGAAGGTCGAAGCGTACTCGTCGAGGACCGCCTTCATCTTGTCGACATTCTCGCCGCTCTTGAACTTGGGATCTTCGTCTGCAATCCACTTGAGGAAGTCCGCCTTCTGCGAGCGCAGGAATTTCAACAGGCCGCTCTCGAACTTGCCCACATCGCTGACGGCGATGTTGTCCAAGTAGCCATTCGTGCCCGCGAAGATCACGCACACGATTTCGGCATTGGTCAGGGGCGAGTATTGCGGCTGTTTCATCAGCTCGGTCAGGCGCGCGCCACGGTTCAGAAGCTGCTGGGTTGCGGCGTCGAGGTCCGAGCCAAACTGCGCAAAGGCAGCCATCTCGCGGTACTGCGCCAGCGACAGTTTCACCGGGCCGGCCACCGACGACATCGCGTCCGTTTGTGCCGACGAACCCACGCGGGACACCGACAGACCGGTGTTCACGGCGGGGCGGATGCCCTGGTAGAACAGTTCGGTTTCAAGGAAGATCTGGCCATCAGTGATCGAGATCACGTTGGTCGGGATAAAGGCCGACACGTCGCCACCTTGGGTTTCGATGATCGGCAGCGCCGTCAGCGAGCCCGCGCCGTTGTCTTCGTTCAGCTTGGCAGACCGCTCCAGCAGACGCGAGTGAAGGTAGAACACGTCGCCGGGATACGCTTCGCGGCCCGGCGGGCGACGCAGCAGCAGAGACATCTGGCGGTACGACACGGCCTGTTTCGACAGGTCATCATAGATGATCAGCGCGTGACGGCCGTTGTCGCGGAAGAATTCGGCCATGGCTGTCGCGGCGTAGGGCGCCAGGAACTGCATCGGTGCCGGGTCGGACGCGGTCGCGGCCACGACGATCGAATAA
The DNA window shown above is from uncultured Tateyamaria sp. and carries:
- the atpA gene encoding F0F1 ATP synthase subunit alpha → MGIQAAEISAILKDQIKNFGQEAEVAEVGRVLSVGDGIARVYGLDNVQAGEMVEFPGGIQGMALNLENDNVGVVIFGSDRDIKEGDTVKRTNSIVDVPAGDELLGRVVDGLGNPLDGKGPINASERRVADVKAPGIIPRKSVHEPMATGLKAVDAMIPIGRGQRELIIGDRQTGKTAVALDAILNQKSYNDAAGDDESKKLYCIYVAVGQKRSTVAQLVKKLEESGAIDYSIVVAATASDPAPMQFLAPYAATAMAEFFRDNGRHALIIYDDLSKQAVSYRQMSLLLRRPPGREAYPGDVFYLHSRLLERSAKLNEDNGAGSLTALPIIETQGGDVSAFIPTNVISITDGQIFLETELFYQGIRPAVNTGLSVSRVGSSAQTDAMSSVAGPVKLSLAQYREMAAFAQFGSDLDAATQQLLNRGARLTELMKQPQYSPLTNAEIVCVIFAGTNGYLDNIAVSDVGKFESGLLKFLRSQKADFLKWIADEDPKFKSGENVDKMKAVLDEYASTFA